CCACTGCCTGGGAGCTCAAGGCCGCCTGGCTATGGATCGGCAACGACCCGGATTATCAGCAGCAACTGCAAGGCGATGGCTACTACATCGCCCAGGCCTATTACCAGCAAGACAATGGCCAGTACCAAGTCGGCTACGCCGCGCTCAGTGGCCTGCACGTGGTCAACAAGCTGAACCCGAAATGGGTGTGGACCACCTTCGAGAATCGCAACAACGGAAAGTACACCGTGACCAACGCGATTCCCCCGACCCCGATGAGCAACAGCACCGGGCCGACGCCGGCAGCGCAGACCGCCAACGCCACCTTCCAGGCCATGTACCCGGCGCTGGCGCAATACGAGCTGATCGGCACCCAGTCCGAGACCAATCCGACGCTGCTGGCCAACTCCCAGCTCGAGTCGGCCTTCCAGAGCCAGTCTTCGTGCTTCGCCTGCCATGGCACGGCGGCCTACTCCAAGACCAAGGGCTATTTCAATTTCGCCCAGAAGCAGCAGGGCGGGATTGTCTATCCGACTGCCGAAGTGCCGGCGTCCGAGTTCGCCGGGTACAACAAACTGGACTTTGTCTGGTCGCTGAAACGCGCCCAGTGGCAACGCTAAGGAGCATGACATGAGCGTACTGAACTTCCCGCGCATCTATCTCGGCGGCCATATGTTCTGGAGCCCGCCGACCGCCAACAACAACGACATGTTCCCGCTCTACGACGCCTCGCAGATGCGCCTGAACTGGCGTTTCCTCGAGTACTACGGGATCAACCCGGCGAATGCCAGCAGCAAGTTGATGCCATGGGTCATCGCTCCGCAGGTGCTGCTCGAAGCGCCAACCTATGTGACCCAGGTGCCGGGCAACGTCTCGCAGAATCCCAGCGTGATGATCCCCGGCGAGTGGAACCTGTTCGGCGACAACGCCTGCGGCACCGTCAACTACACGCCGGCAGACCCCACGATCCCGGCGACCGCCTCGGTCATCACCGGCGGCGAGCTGCCCGGTGGCGGCTACGTCAGCCAGGATCCGCTGATCAACCAGACCTACAACCTGCTCGGCAACCCGTTCGGCAGTGACGCCCCCACCCCGGCGCGCTTCGTCGATGTCAGCCCCTGGCAGAACACCTTCACCGCGCTGTATTTCGACCGACTGGTACTCGGCGACGCCCAGTGCGGCCTGACGCTCAAGCGCGAGCACCGCATGCTCGACCGTTTCCTCAACTTCAACTGGGCGACCCTCGGTGGCCTGATCTATGTGACCACCACCTGGCAGACTTGCTTCCCCAAAGAGAACCTGAGCTGGGCCCTCGGCAACTCGCAACTGCTGCAGAACCTGCAGCAACAGATGGAGCAGCAGAAGGCCAAAGGGCTGATGTTCCGCTTCTCTACCTACCTGACCTGCTACGACATGAACGGCATCTTCAACGACCAACCTCCCATCGTCACCCACACCGTCGACCCGAAGATCCTGGCCGATGTGCAGGCGATGTACCAGAAAGGCCTGGACAATGTCGGCAGCATCTTCTTCAACCCCGCCTACAGCCGCAGCGCCGGCACCCTGGGCCTGTGGTTCGACGACGAGTTCCCCACGGCACCGGCCGGGCGGCGGCTGGTCCCTGCTAATCCGGTACAGTTGCAGAAGGACGGCGTGGACTTCAAGACCATGACATTGGGCGTGATCTCGGCGCAGGTGCATGACGACACCCTGTCACTGGATCTGCTCAACGGGTTCCCCAGCTATGCGCTCGACGAGAAAGCCAAGATTCCGCTGCCGGCGAAGTTCGACGCCGGCAGCTACCAGCTGGGGATACGCCAGGGCGAGCAGTTCACGCCGTTGGCCAGTTTCGGCTACGACGACTATCAGCAGGCGGCCTTCGACAAACGCTCGGGGATCCTCGACCTGCCGTTGAGCGCCGAGGCACAGAAACAGCTGCAAAGCGGAGCGCTGGAGCTGCAGCAGCAAGGCACCACGCCGGTGAAGGCGGCGACCCAGCAGATGTGGACCGCCGAAGTGGTCGAGAGCGCCAGTTTCATCGACGTCGGCGACAGCAAGACCTTGCAGATCATGGTGCAGTATGACGGCTTGCCCGCGCCGGCCGGCACCGTGCTGACGGTGGCCGAGTACAACAATGCCTACATGATGTGCACCACCGACTACTACCTGGCGTTCAGCAACCCGGCCGACTTCACGCTGTTCCTGGAAGACCCAGACAATCCTGCCAACAACACCCCCAATCTGCCGCAGTTCGTCGGTACCCCGTCGCTCACTCGCCAGCTGAGCGAAGGCACGGGCCGTAGGCTCACGGCGGTCCACCCCGCCGGCCCGACCACCGACATGAAAGCGGTGAGCTACCAGCAGTACCTGCCCACGCCAGGTTCGGTGGCCCTGAGCCCCAGCCTGGCATTCGCCAACCCCATCCAGGGCCAGGGCACACTGAAGGATGAGCCGAAGGGCAACGTGCAGTTCAGCACCACGCAGATCACCACCGACGCCAACGGGATTGCCCTGCTGACCGTCAAGGCCGTGGCGCCGGGCTTCCCGACCTTGCGCTTCTTCGTGCATGAGGACAAGCAGCCGCCGCAGGTCCCGTTCAGCTTCAAATTGATGCAAACCTACACCGACTTCCTCGCGCCGCTGCGCGTGTTGCCGCAGGAGCCGGAGATACAGCAGGCGTTCGTCGATGCCTGGAACCTGGTCTATAAGCAGCAGAACGCCGGCCAGTTGATCTGGGAAAGCTTCATCTACCCGTTCATCCTGCAGCCGTTCTTCTACATGTACCCGATCATGAACAAGTACATGCCGCTGAACTCCCTGGCACGCATAGAAGGCGCGGTCGACCAGCTCATCGTGCTGATCAGCAAGGAGTACCAGGAGGAAAGCACCCTGGCGATGCCCATCACCCGCGACATGCCGCAAAGCCGCCGGGCGGTGCTGGAGCTCTGGGCCCAGGCCCTGGTGAAACGCAACTACCCACCCATCGAGCTCAGCATGAGCGACTACCCGCAAGGCTGACCGGCAGGACTGCCGGGTGACGAGGCTGTCACCCGGCGCACTGCACAGGCGTGCTCGCCTGCAATGCTGGCGAGCATTGGCAACCGCCCTCGTCCAAGGAGAGACGTGCATGCACTTCCCCATTCATGTGTCACCGCACCCACGCCAAACGCTGTGCCCCAGCACAATCATCGCCGAGGGTCTGCTGAACCCACGCGGCGCCTGTCTGCAAGCCGATGGCAGTCTGCTGCTGGCCGAAGCAGGCTCGGGCCTGCCCGAGCGGCCTTTCAGCGGCCGAATCAGCCGACTGCGACCGGATCCGACCTCACCCGGCGCCTACCTGCCCCGGGAAACCCTGGCACAGGGCTTTCGCGCCATGAACATGCAAGCGCGCATGTTGCGCGACGAAATCATGGGGTTGTCGGACATCGCCTGCGGTGACGGCCGCTGCCTGGCCAGCCAGACCGACTATGTCGAGGGCTCAAGGTTGCTCGACCTGCAGTTCGACCCGCCCGAGCCGGTGTTCCACAGCCGCGGCAACCTCAACGCACTGTGCTTTCACCCAACCCGGCGCAGTTGGCTGGCGGTCAAGCCCGATAGCAACCAGTTGGTGGAGTTCGTCGATGGCCAGCAGGAGCGCGTGCTGGCGCAGTTGCCCGAACTGGAGCAAGGCCAGGAGGCCGTGCCCGTCACACTGGTGCATGAACCCAACACGGACGCGGTGCTGATCAGTCTGTTCTCCGGCGAGCTGCACGGTGACCCGCTGCGCAAGGGCATAGACTTTGCCGACAGGGCCGGACGGGTCATCCGGGTCTGGCCAGCCGATGGACGCATCGAGGTGGTTGTCCAGGGGTTGCAACTGCCCACCGGCCTGGCCCTGGACCGCAACGGCAACCTGCTGGTGCTGGAGCTCTGCGACAGCGTGCAGCAACCTTTGACGCCTGACTGGCAAGGCGAACCGCGGCATGGCGGCTTCACCCGTTTCTCAGGCAGGCTCCTGCACTGCAACCTGCAGACCGAGCAGGTGACGGTGCTTGCCCAAGGCCTGGATACGCCGTCCAACCTGTGCCTGGTACAGGATGGGGTGTTGGTCAGCGAAGGCATGGGGCTGCTGGGGCGGGCACTGCCCACGCCAGAGGGCGAGGTGGTGCCGTTGGCTGGCAGCGTGCGCTGGGTGGGGCTTCAAGACGGCATACAGCCAAAGCCTTGAACATTCCCGGCGTCCGGCGTAAAAAACTCCCTGCCCTCCCCAATCCCGCAAGGAGCACCGGATGCTGGAGCTGCACACCGAGCGCCTCTACCTGCGCCCCCTGAACGAAGCCGATTGGCCACTGTTCCTGAGGCTCCATCGCGAGCCTGACACCATGCGCCATGTATTCGACGAACTGCCGGAAAGCGAAGTGCGCCGTGGTTTCGAACACCGCCTGCCGCAGTGGTCGCCCGAAGCGGAACATTGGCTGTGCCTGGTGATGGTCGACAAGGCCAGTGGCTGCGACGTCGGCGTCACCGGCCTGCGCGTGCTGCGCCCCGGCCACGCCGAGGTCGGCTACCTGCTGCTGCCGCAATGGCACGGCAAGGGCCTGGGCAGCGAGTCGCTGCGGGCCATCCTGGCATTCGCTGCCGACAAAGGCCTGGGTTCGCTGGAGGCCACGGTCACCGACGGCAACGACGGCTCCTGCCGGCTCCTGGAAAAGTGCGGTTTCACCCTCGCCCGCCGTGTGCCCCAGGCCTACCTGCTGCGCAATACGTTGCACGACGACCTCATCTACACCCTCGACCTGCGCGGATAGCCCATGAACCCCTATCAATGCCTGCCGCCCCGCGCCTTCTGGCGCACGGCGATCGCCGAGCGGCCCGCCGAACAGGTCGGCGAGTTGTGGTCGCCCGCCTTCGGGATCGACGCCAAGGATGCCATCGTCACCGCCGGTTCCTGTTTTGCCCAGCACATCGGCCATGCACTGGTGGCCCGGGAAATGAACTGGCTGGATGCCGAGCCAGCCCCGGCCGACTTGCCCGAGGACCAGCGCAAGGCACGCCAGTACGGGGTGTTCTCGTTCCGCACGGGCAACCTCTATACCCCAGCCATGCTGCGCCAGTGGCTGCAATGGGCGCTGGACGATCAGCCCCAGCCTGGCGAGACCTGGGCGCATGACGGACGCTACTTCGACCCGTTCCGCCCCACCGTTGAGCCCGCCGGTTTCGCCAGCGAGCAGGCGTTGTTCGCCTCGCGCCAGGCAACCCTGGCGGCGATCCGCCTGGCGGTGCGCCGCGCCAAGGTGTTCGTCTTCACCCTGGGCCTGACCGAGGCCTGGGTCCACCGCGACACCGGCGTGGTCTATCCGCTGTGCCCCGGCACCGTGCGCGGCGAGTTCGACCCGCGGATCCACCAGTTCCGCAACTTCGGCTTCACCGACACCTGCCAGGCCATGACCGAGGCCATCGCGCTGATGCGCGCGGTGAACCCAAGCCTGCGCCTGTTGCTCACCGTCTCGCCGGTGCCGCTGACCGCCAGCGCCACCGGCGAGCACGTGCTCAGCGCCACAACCTATTCCAAGTCGGTGCTGCGCGCCGTGGCCGGCCAGTTGTGCCAGGACCTGCCCGAGGTGGACTACTTCCCGTCCTACGAGATCATCACCGGCACCCCATTCAAGGGCGCCTTCTACCAGCCCAACCAGCGCGAGGTGACGCCCGAGGGCGTAGCCTTCGTGATGCGCCAGTTCTTCGCCGGCCTGGCCGCCGAGGCCGCGCCCGCGGCAAGCGTCGCCACCCCGTCCGTAACCTGTGAGGACCTTGTCTGTGAAGACGCCAGGCTCGACTACTACGCCTAGTTTCCTGCTGCTGGGCGATTCCCATGTCGCGGTGGTCGGCCTGGCCGCCAAGGCGCGGGGGCTGGCGTTCGGTGGTGGGCCGCTAGGTGCCGGGCGCGATTTCGGCGTGGATTTCTTCAGCCTGGCGGCGGACGACGTGGCAATGCGCGACGCCGAGCTGGAGCAACTGTATCGCCAGGCCCTCTCCCAGCTCGACGCTCCCTGCCTTGGGCGGATCCCCGGCCCGCTGGTGTGCAGCATAGGCCTGAGCCTGCACTACCTGGCCACCACCCAGAACTGGCTGTGCTACCAGGGCCTGGATGGCGAGTTCGATCCCGGTTTCCTCGACGGGCCGCTGTTCGCCACGATCATCGACACCCTGTCGCGCCCCGCCCTGGCGTTCTACGAGCAGGCGCTGGCCCTGGGCGTCAAGGTGTACGCCGTGCTGCCACCGCAACGGGTGCCGCCGATGGCCGACCGCCGGGTGTTCATGGCCGCGCAGGCGCTGCTGATGGAGCGCCTGCGCGGGCTGGGCGTGGAGCTGGTCGATGTGCGCGCAGCCGCCAATGACGACCGGGGGCTGCAGCGGGTCGAGTTCTGTGAAGTCGATGATCCGCTGCATGGCAACCTGGCCTTTGGCGAGCTGGTGCTCGATCAGTTGTTGTGGCAGATGGCCTAGGCACTGGGGGTTCGCCGCTGCAAGGGCAACGACGGACACCTCCTACCCCCGCGGCCGCCCGCCAAGAATCGTCACCCGCTCGCCATAGCGTGAATGCGGGAAGTAATCCCACACCGCATGGTGCTGGGTGCAGCGGTTGTCCCAGAACACCAGGGTGCCCGGCGCCCAGCGCACCCGGCAACTGAGCACCGGCTCCCGGGCCACTAGGTCGAACAGCATGTTCAACAGCACCTGGCTCTCGCCGGCCGCCAGCTGCACGATATGCGAGGTGAAGCCCGAGTTGACGAACAGCGAAGGCCGCCCGGTCTCGGGATGGCGCACCACCACCGGGTGCTCGGTCTTGGGCAGGCCGGGCGGCGGCGTGTAGCCCTTCCACGGGATCTCGCCGTCATGGATGGCGGTCAGGCTGCCGAGAAATGCCTGCATGGCCGGCGACAGCATCTCCAGCGCCAGGTGCATGTTGGCGAACAGGGTGTCGCCGCCCGTGCCGATGGCCGGGGTTTCCTTCACGTACAGCATCGAGCCCATGGACGGCTCCAGGTCGGCGGTACCGTCGGTGTGCCAGGTCTCGCCCGCGACGAAGCGCGACTGCGCATTGGCGCGGATCACCACCAGCTCCGGGTCGTCGCCGTCGATGTCTTCCAGCGGCAAGGCGCGCAGTTCGCCGAACAGGCGGCCGAAGGCCTTGTGCTGCTCGACGCTGAGCTGCTGGTCGCGAAACACCAGCACGTGGTTTTCCAGGAACGCCCGGCGGATCTCCAGCAACTGCGCCGGCGGCAAGTCGCGCGACAAATCGACCCCTGCGATCTCGGCACCGATGATCGGCGTCAGCCGTTCCACGCTGATGCTGCGGTACGGCGTGCGCTGGGCGCCGGCAATCCGTTCGATGGCGTTCAATCCGTGTTGATCCATGCTTCCCTCCCTGATGCGTGTTGATGGGTTTGGCTCGCCAGGCGCTGCAGCCCCGCCGCCAGGTGCGTGGCCGGCGCCATGCGCTGTTCGGTCGAGGTCGCGCAGGCCCAGCTGCAGACCCGCGCCAAGGCGCCGACAACGCTGGCGCACGCTTGTTCGTCAGCGTTGGCATAGGCGCGGGCGGCGACCTCGCTGCTGGCCGCCGCATTGGCCGTGGCGAATGCGTGGGCATTGGCCTCGGTGCTCAATTGCGCGTAGTACCGGGCGAAACCCTCGGCGTCACCGAACTGGTCGGCGATCATCGCCTGGTTGCTCGGCGCCTGGCCGTAGTCCAGGGCGCTCTCGTAGGCCTGGGCGTAGGCCGCTTCGGCGTCGTAGGCCCGGCGAAACGCGGGCAACAGTACCGGCCTGAGGGCGGCGCGCCACTCACCGACACGCCCGCGCAGCCCCAGGCCGGCGCGTTGGTGCAGGCGTTGCAGCGTGAGCAGCGCCTGGACGTGCTCGGGCAGTGCCTCGGCGAGCAGCGGCAACACCACCTCGGCCTGCCAGCGGTGCAGCAGGCGCCAGTACGCCTGCCGTTCCAGCGGCAGTGGCAATGGCCCGCTCTGCAACACCCGCAGCAATGGGCTGAGCCACACCGGTGGCGTGGCCTGTTCAGCCTGCATGTGTACCCTCCCCCTGCGCGAGCAGGTCGGCATTGATCGCCTCGGCGATCTGCCGGGCCCAGGGGCCGGCGACGATGCCATAGTGATCGGTGTCCAGCGCCGCCCAGTCGCTCAGGCCCGGCAGCAATGCCTGCCAGGCCTGGCGCAGGTCCTGCGCCTGCCAGCCGCTGCCGATGCCGTAGGGGTTGGGCCGCGTGGCTATGAATAGCCGCCCGGGCGTGTCCGCCAGCATGGGCGGTACGTGCCCCAGCATGCTCGCCAGGTTGTTGCGACAGCAGGTCACCAGGCGTTCCAGATAGCGCGCGCCGTCCGCCTCGCCATTGCGCAGGGCGAACTCCCGTTCGAACACCTGCTGGATCTGCGCCTCGTCGATCTGTTGCAACTCGGTGCCGGCATCCGGCGCGGGTGGATCGACCAGGTACAGCGTCGGCGTCTCGCGCCCGGCTTCAACGGCCAGGGCGCACAGGGCCTGGGCCACCCAGGCGCCGAAGGACCAGCCCAGCAGGCTCCAGCGTGCACCGGCGGGCAGTTCGGCCTGAATCGCGTCCAGGTACAGCTGCGCACGGGCCTGCAGCGAGAGGTTGGGCAGCACCGGCTGGCTCAGCACCGGGTCGGCGATCACCCGCACGCAAAGGTCCGGGTGCAGCGCCGTGGCCAGCTCGCGGTAGGCCTGGACGTCGCCGCCGACCGGGTGGATCAGGTACAACCACTGACGGCCGTCCCCCTGCTGCCAGGGATCGATGCGCAGGGCCTGGCGCCATGGGTCGCCGTCACCCTTGGCCTGCCCCGGCTCGTCGGCAACCAGGGCCAGTACCTCGCCCAGGCTGACCTGCGGGCTGAACTGCGACAACTGCACGACCTGGCCGGTGGCGCCCTGCAATTCATCGATCAGGTCGAGCAGGGTCAGCGAATCAGCGCCCAGGTCGTACAGCGACGCATCGTCCGCTAGCGCGTCCACGCCCAGCCACTGGCACAGACAGCCACGCAGGCGCTCGGCCAGGTCGCTCCCGCTCGCCTGCACCACGCCTTGGGGTTGCGCCGGCGCCACGCCATGACGAACAGGATAGAAGCGCCGGGCGGTTTCCAGTGACGTGGTCGAGACCAGCAGCTGGGGCAGCTGCGCGGCCATGGCCCGCTCGAACACTTCGCAGCCTTCCGCCGCCGACAGCCCGACCTTGAGGTGCTGCTGGTGCGCCGCGTCGCTACCATGGGTGCGGGTGGCCATGCCGATGTCGCGCCAGATATCCCAGTTGATGCCCAGGCGCAGGCAGCCCTCGTCGGGCGTTGCGCGGTAATGGGCAAAACCGTCGAGCACGCCGCTGGCCGCGGCGTAGTCCAGGTGCCCCACGCCACCGAACAGTGCCGACATGGACGAGCAGTACAGCACGAAGCCGGGCGTCATCCGTGCGATCAGCGCCTCCACGGCGAGCAGGCCACGGGTCTTGGCGGCCATGGCGGCGGCCATCTCCTGGGCGTCGCGGTGCCGGATCAAACTGCCGGCACCAACCCCTGCGGCGTGGATCACCCCGTCGAAGTGCCCGTAGCGGCAGGCCAGGTCATCGAGCACCTGGGGCCAACGCGTCAGGTCGGCGAGGTCGGCCTGCACCCAGTCGATCCGCGGGTGATCCATGTCCACCGTCGGCGAACGCGACAGCAGCACCACGCGCCGCCCCTCGGCACGCAACAGGTGCTGGCACAGGGTACGACCGATGCCGCCAGCACCGAGGATCAGGTAGGTGCCAGTGTGCGCAAGGCTTGACGCCGGGGCCGCCGGCAGCGGGCTGGGCACCAGCCGTGGTTGCCACAGGTAGCCGTCGCGCAGGGCCAGGCGCCGGGGCAACGCCTCGGGCTCGCCCAGCAAGGTCGCCAGGGCGCCGGCGTGCTCGCCCAGCGCGGGGCTTGGGAGGTCCAGCCAATGGCAGCGCAGCGGGTATTCCTGGGGCGCTACTTCGGTCACTCCCGCCAGGGCCGCCAGCTCCGGCCGTGCCACCGCGCCCTGCACCGGGCACGCCTGCCAGGACAGCAGCCACAGGCGCAGGCAGGCGTCACGCGGCGCCTGGCCCCAGGCCTGCAGCAGGCTGCCGGGTGTATCCAGGCAGGCCCATTGCGCCGTCGCCAGGCTGCGCTCGTCGACCGCACCGCTCACCGACAGGGGCAAGGCGTGCAGCCAGTCCAGCGCCCCTGGCAGTGCGTCGAACAGGCGGCCCAGTGCCTGGGCGTCGCCCACGTCCAGTTCGAAACGGTCGGCAGCAAGCTGACGGAAACCCTTGCCCGCCCGCACATGCACGACCCGCTGGCAGGCTTGGGCCAATGTCGCGAGCACAGCTTCGTCGGCGTCATCATGCGCGCACACCACGAGCGTCCGCTCGCTCTTGTGCATGGCCGCAGAGCCCAGGCGCCGCACACGCTGCCATTGCCGCTGGTGGAACCAGTCGGCCAGCGGCTTGCGCTCAGGCGTCGTGTGCCCCTGGAAACGGTAGGTTTCCAGGTCGAAGGCGGATGGCGGCAGGTTCCAGGGCGGCGCCGCCGAACGGCTCGGCCACTGGATCTGCGCGCCCTCATACCAGGCTGCCAGCACGGCCTGGGGCGAATGCTCGCTGGCCAGCAGCCGCGCCGACGAGGGACTGACCTCGCGCACCGCCGCCAGCGACAGGGCATCGCCTGCCTGGTAGACCATGCCGAAACGCCAGCGACCCTGGCGCCGACCGCCCTGCAGGTGCCGCAGCAACACCTGCACATCACCGGGGTTGGCCCGCAGCCAGTCGCCGACAACGCTGATATCGCGCTCCAGGGCCGTGCGGCTGTGGGCAGACAGCAGCAACAGCGGCGCCACCGCTTCAGGCACAGGCGGCTCGGCCTGCAACGCGCCGACGATTACATGGGCATTGGTGCCGCCGATGCCGAAGCTGCTCACCCCGGCCATGCGTCGCTGCCCCTGCGGCCAGGGTTGCGCCGTGGTCGGGATATGGAACGGCGAGCGCGCCAGGTCGATCTGCGGGTTGACGGCGGAGAAACCCAGGTTGGGCGGGATCACTCCGTGGTACACCGCCAGCGTGGCGCGGATCAGCCCGACCACGCCTGCCGCCGCGCCCAGGTGGCCGATCTGGCTCTTTACCGAGGCCAGCGCGCAACCGCCCGTCGGCGCCTCGCCGAAAGCCTGGGTCAGCGCGGCGACCTCGACCGGGTCGCCGAGCAAGGTGCCGGTGCCATGGGCCTCGACGTAGCCGATGGCACCGCCACTCACCCCGGCCTTGTCCAGGGCCCGGGCGATCACCGCGCCCTGCCCGGCCACCGACGGCGCGGTGTAGCTCATCTTGGCGCGGCCATCGTTGTTCAACGCCGAGCCTTCCACCAGCGCGTAGATACGGTCGCCATCGGCGCGGGCGCGGGCCAGCGGCTTGAGCACCACCACCCCGTAGCCGCTGGCGCCGAGGGTGCCGCTGGCGTCTTCGCTGAAGGGCCTGCACAGCCCGTCGCGGGAGAAGATGTGCTGCGAACGGTGGCGGTAACCGTCGGCCAGGGTCGGGTCGATCAGCACGCCGGCCGCCAGCATCAGGTCGCTGTCGCCCTGGCGCAGCAGGTTGCAGGCCAGGTGCACGCCGATCAGCGAGCTGCCGCAGGCGGCCTGCACGCTCAGCGCCGGCCCGGTGAAGTCCAGGTGGTAGGCGGCCTTGGTGGCGAGGAAGTCCTTGTCGTGGTGCAGGGCCAGCTGGAAGCCGTCCGGCAACTCGCCGGCGCCCTGCTCGCGCAGCATCTGCTGGAAGTAGGTGGTCTCCCCGCAACTGGCCACCAGGCCGATGCGCGGGCCCTCGCTCGACGGCACGATACCGGCGTGCTGCAGGGCCTGCACGCAGGCCATCAGCAGGTGGCGTTGCTGCGGGTCCATCAGCCGCGCCTCCTGGCGGCTGATGCCGAAATACTCGGGATCGAAGTCGAGCATGCCGTGCAATTGGCTGCGGGCGCCGACCAGGCCGTCGGCAGCGGCGAAGTGCTCGATACCCAGCGCATTGTCCTGGACCATCGCCCAGAACTCGCCAAGGTCGCGGGCACCGGCGACGTTGACCGCCATGCCGATGATCGCCATCGGCTGCTCGCGGGTATCGCTGGCACGCGCACGCTGCGCTGGGGTGGCTGCGTCACGCGCCAGGTGCGCGGCCAGGCGGCGGATCGTCACGTGCTCGAACAGCTCGGCCATGCTCGGGGCACGGCTCAGCGCCTGGCTGTAGCGCGCCTGCAGACGCATCAGGCCGAGGCTGGTGGCGCCGGCCTCGAAGAACGTCTGCTGCGGCTCGATGGCGTGGCCGATCACCTCGCGGAACAGTGTCGCCAGTTCAAGCTCCAGTGGGCTCGACGCATCCGTTACCACGCGGCGCCGTTCCAGGGGCTCGCCCTGCCCGACCAGGGCCTTGCGCTCTATCTTGCCGCTGGGGGTGCGCGGCCAGTCGTCAATGCGTCGGTACTGGTCGATGCGCACATGGGCCGGTAGCTGCCGCGCCACCTGCTGA
This sequence is a window from Pseudomonas maumuensis. Protein-coding genes within it:
- a CDS encoding GNAT family N-acetyltransferase, producing the protein MLELHTERLYLRPLNEADWPLFLRLHREPDTMRHVFDELPESEVRRGFEHRLPQWSPEAEHWLCLVMVDKASGCDVGVTGLRVLRPGHAEVGYLLLPQWHGKGLGSESLRAILAFAADKGLGSLEATVTDGNDGSCRLLEKCGFTLARRVPQAYLLRNTLHDDLIYTLDLRG
- a CDS encoding GSCFA domain-containing protein gives rise to the protein MNPYQCLPPRAFWRTAIAERPAEQVGELWSPAFGIDAKDAIVTAGSCFAQHIGHALVAREMNWLDAEPAPADLPEDQRKARQYGVFSFRTGNLYTPAMLRQWLQWALDDQPQPGETWAHDGRYFDPFRPTVEPAGFASEQALFASRQATLAAIRLAVRRAKVFVFTLGLTEAWVHRDTGVVYPLCPGTVRGEFDPRIHQFRNFGFTDTCQAMTEAIALMRAVNPSLRLLLTVSPVPLTASATGEHVLSATTYSKSVLRAVAGQLCQDLPEVDYFPSYEIITGTPFKGAFYQPNQREVTPEGVAFVMRQFFAGLAAEAAPAASVATPSVTCEDLVCEDARLDYYA
- a CDS encoding TauD/TfdA dioxygenase family protein, with product MDQHGLNAIERIAGAQRTPYRSISVERLTPIIGAEIAGVDLSRDLPPAQLLEIRRAFLENHVLVFRDQQLSVEQHKAFGRLFGELRALPLEDIDGDDPELVVIRANAQSRFVAGETWHTDGTADLEPSMGSMLYVKETPAIGTGGDTLFANMHLALEMLSPAMQAFLGSLTAIHDGEIPWKGYTPPPGLPKTEHPVVVRHPETGRPSLFVNSGFTSHIVQLAAGESQVLLNMLFDLVAREPVLSCRVRWAPGTLVFWDNRCTQHHAVWDYFPHSRYGERVTILGGRPRG